A genomic stretch from Nocardia wallacei includes:
- a CDS encoding lipid II flippase MurJ — MPDHDARAARSAPPRTAPQPVATRESSNSRLVRDSGSIAIATLISRITGFGKQLLLVTVLGPAIASAFASASLMPNMIAELVLGAVLTAIVVPTLVRAEQEDADGGAAFVRRLVTAAATILLFATVLAVAAAPILATHVFVSSDGKVNTTLTTALTYLLLPAILFYGLSALLTAVLNTRGAFKPGAWAPVMNNVVVLVVLALYALSPGEITLDPVRMSDPKLLLLGVGVTLGVITQAASLLPAIRRNNIDLRPLWGLDDRLKQFGAMATAIILYVLISQIGMIIANNISSHADAAGPTIYQNAWLLLQLPYGVLGVTLLTAIMPRLSRNAAADDTPAVVDDLSVATRLTMIALIPVVTFLTMAGPQVGEALFGYARFAEDAERLGQAVSWSAFTLIPYALVLIHLRVFYAREQVWTPTWIVLGITTVKVLFSALAPMIASSAEQVVIVLGVATGLGYAVGAVIGGYLLHQSLGDLRMANVGRTVTRVVLASVAGAAVALIIDQVIGLSNLHHGIGALFRVVVDAIVMFGIAFGLMRLAGIPEIVAITVAISRRLGLTPPAPDLGLDEGDADMHDTTVLPRPDFDAPYYYRYDPYMDSQQTMVLPVIRPGAVDRTGGSEFPYPVPQRNANAGTGTRGAGDAGTRAEPDAGRVGDVPGATPAYRTSTHQGEGGTRVSDDAAGGVPAADPADPAGAVRTDDVPPGQAPAGRAADPGDAERAAAQSADAESEVGGEQPPPRDPAYDTGMMAPVGSPEMPPMRVEPPSRRAQRGPKLMPGASVAGGRYRLLADHGGARGLRFWQALDVKLDREVALTFVDADQKASDNSGHDGPQAILSRTLRLGRINSPGLARVLDVVRGSSGGIVVAEWTPGRSLREMAETRPSPIGAARSIRALAAAAELAHRGGGSLSIDHPDRVRISASGDAVLAFPGTLSDADAQSDVRGLGAMLYALITARWPIRSGGVSGAAASVGGLRLADFGADGTPVEPRQIRPETPFEISAVAVRSLESNKGVRTAATVQHVLEQASVVDQKTDFIPVLRLGQRATSAPDESLADPELLAAEKERSQRMMWILVGLGVLAALVVGVIIWWLLSIFAPGDAEAPLNEQRKLGLTTASVAPVNPSAGASETPAAPGGAVTVRPTAATVFSPEGTPDSPATAGSVLDGNPTTVWHTDQYFQQFPALKKGIGVMTTLGSPSKLNRVIIDSPSPGTVVEVRTSPTATPTLDQTQLIGQATLADGATEIPLRADQSARYVLVWITSLANSGGQFQTSIADIRFEAAP; from the coding sequence GTGCCCGACCACGACGCCCGGGCCGCCCGCTCGGCCCCACCGCGCACCGCGCCGCAGCCGGTCGCAACGCGGGAGAGTTCCAACAGCCGGCTGGTCCGCGACTCCGGTTCCATCGCGATCGCCACGTTGATCAGCCGGATCACCGGTTTCGGCAAGCAATTGCTGCTGGTGACCGTGCTCGGCCCGGCGATCGCCAGTGCCTTCGCCTCGGCGAGCCTGATGCCGAACATGATCGCCGAACTGGTCCTCGGCGCCGTGCTCACCGCGATCGTGGTGCCGACCCTGGTGCGCGCGGAACAGGAGGACGCAGACGGCGGCGCGGCCTTCGTCCGCCGCCTGGTCACCGCCGCGGCCACGATCCTGCTGTTCGCGACGGTGCTCGCGGTGGCGGCCGCGCCGATTCTGGCCACGCACGTATTCGTCTCGTCGGACGGCAAGGTGAACACCACGCTCACCACGGCGCTGACCTATCTACTGCTGCCCGCGATCCTGTTCTACGGGCTGTCGGCCCTGCTGACGGCCGTGCTCAACACTCGCGGGGCGTTCAAGCCGGGCGCTTGGGCGCCGGTCATGAACAACGTCGTCGTGCTGGTGGTGCTGGCGCTCTACGCGCTGTCCCCGGGCGAGATCACCCTCGACCCGGTCCGGATGAGCGATCCGAAGCTGCTGCTGCTGGGCGTCGGCGTGACGCTCGGCGTCATCACGCAGGCGGCGAGCCTGCTGCCCGCCATCCGCCGCAACAACATCGACCTGCGCCCGCTGTGGGGCCTCGACGACCGGCTCAAGCAGTTCGGCGCGATGGCCACGGCGATCATCCTCTACGTGCTGATCAGCCAGATCGGCATGATCATCGCCAACAACATCTCCTCACACGCCGACGCCGCCGGCCCGACGATCTACCAGAACGCCTGGCTGCTGCTGCAGTTGCCCTACGGCGTCCTCGGCGTCACCCTGCTCACCGCGATCATGCCGCGGCTGAGCCGCAATGCCGCCGCCGACGACACTCCGGCCGTGGTGGACGACCTGTCCGTGGCGACCCGCCTGACCATGATCGCCCTGATCCCGGTCGTCACCTTCCTGACCATGGCCGGTCCGCAGGTCGGCGAGGCGCTGTTCGGTTACGCGCGTTTCGCCGAGGACGCCGAACGGCTCGGCCAGGCGGTCAGCTGGTCGGCGTTCACGCTCATCCCGTACGCGCTGGTGCTCATTCATCTGCGGGTGTTCTACGCCCGCGAGCAGGTGTGGACGCCGACCTGGATCGTCCTCGGCATCACCACGGTCAAGGTGCTGTTCTCGGCGCTGGCTCCGATGATCGCGAGTTCGGCCGAGCAGGTCGTGATCGTGCTGGGCGTCGCCACCGGTCTCGGGTACGCCGTCGGCGCCGTGATCGGCGGGTACCTGCTGCATCAGAGCCTGGGCGATCTGCGCATGGCCAATGTCGGCCGCACCGTGACCCGCGTGGTGCTGGCCTCGGTGGCCGGCGCCGCGGTGGCGCTGATCATCGACCAGGTGATCGGCCTGTCGAACCTGCATCACGGCATCGGCGCGCTGTTCCGCGTGGTCGTGGACGCCATCGTCATGTTCGGCATCGCCTTCGGGCTGATGCGCCTGGCGGGCATCCCCGAGATCGTGGCCATCACCGTGGCGATCTCGCGGCGCCTGGGTCTCACGCCGCCCGCTCCGGACCTCGGTCTGGACGAGGGCGATGCGGATATGCACGACACCACGGTGCTGCCGCGGCCCGACTTCGACGCGCCCTACTACTACCGGTACGACCCCTACATGGACAGCCAGCAGACCATGGTTCTCCCTGTTATCCGACCGGGGGCCGTTGACCGCACCGGCGGGAGTGAGTTCCCGTACCCTGTTCCGCAGAGAAACGCAAACGCCGGTACCGGCACCCGCGGGGCCGGCGATGCCGGTACCCGTGCGGAGCCGGATGCCGGTCGAGTCGGCGACGTCCCCGGTGCGACGCCGGCTTATCGAACTTCGACACACCAGGGCGAAGGAGGCACGAGGGTGAGCGACGACGCGGCGGGCGGCGTCCCGGCCGCCGACCCTGCCGACCCGGCAGGCGCAGTGCGCACCGACGATGTCCCGCCCGGGCAGGCCCCGGCCGGTCGCGCTGCGGACCCCGGCGACGCCGAACGAGCCGCGGCCCAGTCGGCCGATGCCGAGTCGGAGGTCGGCGGCGAGCAGCCGCCGCCGCGCGACCCGGCCTACGACACCGGCATGATGGCCCCGGTCGGTTCTCCCGAGATGCCGCCGATGCGGGTCGAGCCGCCGTCGCGGCGTGCGCAGCGCGGTCCGAAACTGATGCCGGGCGCCTCGGTGGCCGGTGGCCGCTACCGCCTGCTCGCCGACCACGGCGGGGCCCGCGGACTGCGGTTCTGGCAGGCGCTGGATGTGAAGCTGGACCGCGAGGTCGCCCTGACCTTCGTCGACGCCGATCAGAAGGCGTCGGACAACTCCGGTCACGACGGCCCCCAGGCGATCCTGTCCCGCACGCTGCGTCTGGGACGGATCAACTCGCCGGGTCTGGCGCGCGTGCTCGACGTGGTCCGCGGCAGTTCCGGCGGCATCGTCGTGGCCGAGTGGACGCCCGGCCGGTCGCTGCGCGAGATGGCCGAGACGCGGCCGTCGCCGATCGGCGCCGCGCGCTCTATCCGCGCCCTGGCCGCCGCGGCCGAACTCGCCCACCGCGGCGGCGGTTCGCTGTCCATCGATCATCCCGACCGGGTCCGGATCAGCGCCTCGGGCGACGCCGTGCTCGCCTTCCCGGGCACGCTGTCCGATGCCGACGCCCAGTCCGACGTGCGTGGACTCGGCGCGATGCTGTACGCGCTGATCACGGCGCGCTGGCCGATCCGCTCCGGCGGCGTCAGTGGCGCGGCGGCCTCGGTCGGCGGTTTGCGGCTGGCCGATTTCGGGGCCGACGGCACCCCCGTGGAGCCGCGGCAGATCCGCCCCGAGACCCCGTTCGAGATCTCTGCGGTCGCGGTGCGCTCGCTGGAGTCGAACAAGGGCGTGCGCACGGCGGCCACCGTCCAGCACGTGCTGGAGCAGGCCTCGGTGGTGGACCAGAAGACCGATTTCATCCCGGTGCTGCGGCTGGGTCAGCGGGCCACGAGCGCGCCGGACGAGTCGCTGGCCGATCCGGAACTGCTCGCCGCGGAGAAGGAACGGTCGCAGCGGATGATGTGGATCCTGGTCGGCCTCGGCGTCCTCGCGGCGCTGGTGGTCGGCGTCATCATCTGGTGGCTGCTGAGCATCTTCGCGCCCGGCGACGCCGAGGCGCCGCTCAACGAGCAGCGCAAACTCGGGCTCACCACAGCCAGTGTGGCGCCGGTGAATCCGAGTGCGGGCGCGTCGGAGACACCGGCGGCGCCCGGCGGCGCCGTCACGGTGCGGCCCACCGCGGCGACGGTGTTCTCCCCCGAGGGCACGCCGGACAGCCCGGCGACCGCCGGGTCGGTGCTGGACGGTAACCCGACCACTGTCTGGCACACCGACCAGTACTTCCAGCAGTTCCCCGCCCTGAAGAAGGGCATCGGGGTCATGACCACCCTCGGCAGCCCCAGCAAGCTGAACCGGGTGATCATCGATTCGCCCAGCCCGGGCACGGTGGTGGAGGTCCGCACCTCGCCGACCGCCACCCCCACGCTCGACCAGACGCAGCTGATCGGCCAGGCCACCCTGGCCGACGGCGCCACCGAGATCCCGCTGCGCGCCGACCAGTCCGCCCGGTACGTGCTGGTCTGGATCACCTCCCTGGCCAACTCCGGCGGCCAGTTCCAGACCTCGATCGCCGACATCCGGTTCGAGGCGGCCCCCTGA